The following coding sequences lie in one Apium graveolens cultivar Ventura chromosome 1, ASM990537v1, whole genome shotgun sequence genomic window:
- the LOC141660367 gene encoding ETHYLENE INSENSITIVE 3-like 1 protein: MNLSGNLDFLPSPVRNGGVVPESEHEATRDDDCSNEELLDVEELERRMWRDKMLLRRLKEQKGKARFDIANQNQSPEQARRKQMSRAQDSILKYMFKMMEVCKAQGFVYGIIPENGKPVIGASDNLRAWWKDKVRFDRNGPAAIAKYQAENSIPGKCEDCNSASPAHSLIELQDTTLGSLLSALMQHCDPPQRRFPLEKGIAPPWWPTGNEEWWPQLCITKDHGIPPYKKPHDLKKAWKVAVLTAVIKHMSPNIDKIHKLVRQSKCLQDKLTAKESAAWLSVINHEASLLPKMYPDLCPTNFMVGFSGSYPTCETNDYDVDGVEDIQKIDVEKCKPRDANLFNFESALPGSRLIVPPFAPFKGELVDRVIEFAPKRKPPSDAPLMAMDQKVYTCGYPQCLYSDSQLGFHYRNSRNNHHVSCPHRIDSSAQFQQTDELVKKPAPHNDFAVDLPNNREKMISELMPSYDDHIHQSQNLSNNNLNILGDHNLQQQTFQLDDDLFGQDAVMGGNISEEINIPQDQPMFPSTDSLFGQCKEYDPIIDAILSENPLDFELGSPFNVTTADYTVDSIPKQDGSFWEGWGSSSDCGLG; the protein is encoded by the coding sequence ATGAATTTATCTGGTAACCTTGATTTCCTCCCATCTCCTGTGAGGAACGGGGGGGTGGTACCAGAATCTGAACATGAAGCAACCAGAGATGATGATTGTAGCAATGAGGAATTATTAGATGTAGAGGAACTAGAGAGGAGGATGTGGAGAGATAAAATGCTCCTGCGACGGCTTAAAGAGCAGAAAGGCAAGGCGAGGTTTGATATTGCTAATCAGAATCAGTCCCCGGAGCAAGCACGAAGAAAGCAAATGTCTCGGGCACAAGATAGTATCCTAAAATATATGTTTAAGATGATGGAGGTATGTAAAGCCCAGGGTTTTGTGTATGGTATAATTCCTGAGAATGGAAAACCGGTCATTGGAGCCTCTGACAATCTTCGTGCATGGTGGAAGGATAAAGTTAGATTTGATAGGAATGGACCTGCTGCAATTGCGAAATACCAAGCCGAAAATTCCATTCCAGGAAAGTGTGAAGACTGCAACTCTGCCTCCCCTGCCCACTCTTTGATAGAGCTCCAGGATACTACTTTGGGCTCGCTTTTGTCTGCTCTGATGCAGCACTGTGACCCGCCACAGAGGCGTTTTCCATTGGAGAAGGGAATTGCCCCGCCATGGTGGCCTACTGGAAACGAGGAATGGTGGCCTCAGTTATGCATCACGAAAGACCATGGAATTCCTCCATATAAGAAGCCTCATGATCTGAAGAAAGCTTGGAAGGTTGCTGTCTTAACTGCTGTGATCAAACACATGTCTCCCAACATTGACAAGATCCACAAGCTTGTGCGGCAGTCCAAGTGCTTACAGGACAAGCTGACAGCCAAGGAGAGTGCTGCTTGGCTGTCAGTTATTAACCATGAGGCTTCTTTGTTACCAAAGATGTACCCTGATTTGTGCCCCACAAATTTCATGGTTGGTTTTAGTGGCTCATATCCCACCTGTGAGACTAATGATTATGATGTTGATGGAGTGGAAGATATCCAGAAGATTGATGTTGAGAAGTGCAAGCCCCGTGATGCGAACCTCTTCAACTTCGAAAGTGCTCTCCCAGGAAGCAGGCTGATAGTGCCACCTTTTGCTCCATTTAAGGGAGAGCTTGTCGACCGAGTCATCGAGTTTGCACCAAAAAGAAAGCCACCATCTGATGCGCCGCTCATGGCCATGGACCAGAAAGTGTATACATGCGGTTATCCGCAGTGCCTGTATAGTGACTCTCAGTTGGGGTTCCATTATAGAAATTCAAGGAACAATCACCATGTCAGTTGCCCACACCGAATTGATTCTTCTGCTCAATTCCAGCAAACTGATGAACTGGTGAAAAAGCCGGCTCCTCATAATGATTTTGCGGTCGACCTTCCGAACAACAGGGAGAAGATGATTTCTGAACTCATGCCTTCCTATGATGACCATATTCATCAGAGTCAGAACCTCAGCAATAATAATCTTAACATTCTAGGAGATCATAATCTACAGCAGCAAACGTTTCAACTGGATGATGACCTTTTTGGACAGGATGCAGTGATGGGAGGTAACATTTCTGAAGAAATAAACATTCCCCAGGATCAACCTATGTTCCCATCAACAGATTCCCTGTTTGGTCAGTGTAAAGAATATGATCCAATCATTGATGCCATTCTTAGTGAAAACCCCTTGGACTTCGAGCTTGGTTCGCCATTCAATGTAACGACAGCCGACTACACTGTGGATTCAATTCCAAAGCAGGACGGGTCTTTTTGGGAAGGCTGGGGTAGTTCATCCGACTGTGGACTCGGATAA